One window of the Acidobacteriota bacterium genome contains the following:
- a CDS encoding pitrilysin family protein — MRTAINNRCLALALMLCCALPTVALTVPAPPAVEMLTQRQPASPLIAVRLLFEVGSADDPAGKEGLACLTSAMIGQAATSERSFAELVEALYPMAAAIEVSCDREVTVISGSVHRDHLEAYTELLLEALLRPAFAGDDFERNRELATTYLTANLRSGSDELLGLEALQGAIFADHPYQHPPLGTVQGLAAIGLDDIQAFYRSHYVLRRLIVGLGGGFPESYPAHLETALRGLPEGKARVGEIPAPKPIEGRHFRLIEKETASVGIHLGFPLPLDRSAADYYPLMVANSFLGEHRTFHGRLMQQLRGVRGLNYGDYSYIEYYDSPPFTSNPTPNVPRRQQYFSVWVRPVVPKTAHFALRAALSEVDRLIDRGLTEEEFELTRDFLINYSKLWARSFETRLGFELDSRYYGMPSFIAEIERRLRALTVEEVNAAVRKYLSTDDYVAVLVTGDGDGLRQALVADEASPITYEAAVPEAIQKADREIEKRPIEATRVEVIPVSEMFEGGPKKPAAGGPS, encoded by the coding sequence ATGAGAACTGCGATCAATAACCGCTGCTTGGCCCTGGCCCTGATGCTGTGCTGTGCCCTGCCCACCGTCGCGTTGACGGTGCCGGCTCCCCCGGCGGTCGAGATGCTGACCCAGCGTCAGCCGGCGTCGCCGCTGATTGCCGTGCGCCTGCTCTTCGAGGTCGGCTCCGCCGATGATCCCGCCGGCAAGGAAGGCCTCGCCTGCCTGACCTCGGCGATGATCGGCCAGGCGGCGACCAGCGAGCGCTCCTTCGCCGAGCTGGTGGAAGCGCTCTATCCGATGGCCGCCGCCATCGAGGTGTCCTGTGATCGCGAGGTGACGGTGATCTCGGGCAGCGTCCATCGCGATCATCTCGAGGCCTACACGGAGCTTCTCCTCGAGGCGCTGCTGCGGCCGGCCTTCGCCGGCGACGACTTCGAGCGCAATCGCGAGCTGGCGACCACCTATCTGACCGCCAATCTCCGCTCCGGAAGTGACGAGCTGCTCGGCCTCGAGGCGCTCCAGGGGGCGATCTTCGCGGATCACCCCTACCAGCATCCGCCCCTCGGCACGGTGCAAGGGCTCGCCGCCATCGGCCTGGACGACATCCAGGCCTTCTATCGCTCCCACTATGTGCTGCGGCGATTGATCGTCGGCCTGGGAGGGGGCTTCCCGGAGAGCTATCCGGCTCACCTCGAGACGGCGCTGCGGGGCCTGCCGGAGGGCAAGGCGCGGGTCGGCGAGATTCCGGCGCCGAAGCCAATCGAGGGGCGGCATTTTCGGCTGATCGAGAAGGAAACCGCCTCGGTGGGCATCCATCTCGGTTTTCCGCTGCCGCTCGATCGCTCCGCTGCCGACTACTACCCCTTGATGGTCGCCAACAGCTTCCTGGGCGAGCACCGCACCTTCCATGGTCGCCTGATGCAGCAGCTGCGCGGCGTCCGCGGCCTCAACTACGGTGACTACTCCTACATCGAGTACTACGACAGCCCGCCCTTCACCAGCAACCCGACCCCGAACGTGCCGCGGCGGCAGCAGTACTTCTCGGTGTGGGTCCGTCCGGTGGTGCCGAAGACGGCTCATTTTGCCCTGCGCGCCGCCCTCTCGGAGGTCGACCGACTGATCGATCGCGGCCTGACCGAGGAGGAGTTCGAGCTCACCCGCGACTTCCTGATCAACTACTCCAAGCTTTGGGCGCGCTCCTTCGAGACTCGCCTCGGCTTCGAGCTCGACAGCCGTTACTACGGCATGCCTTCCTTCATCGCCGAGATCGAGCGCCGCCTGCGTGCTCTGACCGTCGAGGAGGTCAACGCGGCGGTGCGCAAGTACCTGTCGACGGATGACTACGTCGCGGTCCTGGTCACCGGCGATGGCGACGGCCTGCGGCAGGCGCTGGTCGCCGACGAAGCCAGCCCGATCACCTACGAGGCGGCGGTTCCGGAAGCGATTCAGAAAGCCGATCGAGAGATCGAGAAGCGGCCCATCGAGGCCACCCGCGTGGAGGTGATTCCGGTCTCCGAAATGTTCGAAGGCGGGCCGAAAAAGCCCGCCGCCGGGGGCCCTTCGTGA